Proteins encoded together in one Streptomyces umbrinus window:
- a CDS encoding ABC transporter substrate-binding protein, which produces MKPTALLRRTSARTLLATGLLTSLVLTTGCTKSEDSSDSDKSAPQQGDAGQQVASPSTGSGPTCTIDAYGGEKLDLKSATVGFSQSEKAANPFRIAETASIRAEAKKRGVNLLTANAQSQFSKQISDVQDLIAKGADVLVIAPLNSDGWEPVLRTAAAKHIPIVTVDRKINATACKDYVSFIGSDFVEQGKRAADEMIEATGGKGDIAILLGSAGNNVTTERTKGFVDRIKDKAPGLKVVFQQTGEFAREKGQSVTENLIQSKPGIKGIYAENDEMGLGAVNALKGAGKKPGAVKIVTIDGTRNAVQAIVDGWIHGVIESNPRFGPLAFQTLDTFTKGSEVAQDIVIKDSAYTESNAKSDLTKAY; this is translated from the coding sequence ATGAAGCCCACCGCTCTTCTTCGTCGTACCTCCGCTCGAACCCTCCTCGCCACCGGCCTCCTCACAAGCCTCGTTCTCACCACCGGATGCACCAAGTCCGAGGACTCCTCCGACAGCGACAAGTCCGCACCCCAGCAGGGTGACGCCGGCCAGCAGGTCGCCTCGCCCAGCACCGGATCCGGGCCCACCTGCACCATCGACGCGTACGGGGGCGAGAAGCTCGACCTCAAGAGCGCCACCGTCGGTTTCTCCCAGTCCGAGAAGGCCGCCAACCCCTTCCGCATCGCGGAGACCGCCTCCATCAGGGCGGAGGCGAAGAAGCGGGGCGTCAATCTCCTCACCGCCAACGCCCAGTCGCAGTTCTCCAAGCAGATCAGCGACGTCCAGGACCTCATCGCCAAGGGCGCCGACGTGCTCGTCATCGCGCCGCTCAACTCTGACGGCTGGGAACCCGTGCTGCGCACGGCGGCGGCCAAGCACATCCCGATCGTCACGGTGGACCGCAAGATCAACGCCACCGCCTGCAAGGACTATGTGAGCTTCATCGGCTCCGACTTCGTGGAGCAGGGCAAGCGGGCCGCCGACGAGATGATCGAGGCGACCGGAGGCAAGGGCGACATCGCCATCCTGCTCGGTTCGGCGGGCAACAACGTCACGACGGAACGCACCAAGGGCTTCGTCGACCGGATCAAGGACAAGGCCCCCGGCCTGAAGGTGGTGTTCCAGCAGACCGGCGAATTCGCCCGCGAGAAGGGCCAGTCGGTCACCGAGAACCTCATCCAGTCCAAGCCCGGGATCAAGGGCATCTACGCCGAGAACGACGAGATGGGCCTCGGCGCCGTCAACGCCCTCAAGGGCGCCGGCAAGAAGCCGGGCGCCGTGAAGATCGTGACCATCGACGGCACGCGCAACGCCGTGCAGGCCATCGTGGACGGCTGGATCCACGGCGTCATCGAGTCCAATCCGCGCTTCGGGCCGCTCGCCTTCCAGACCCTCGACACCTTCACCAAGGGCTCCGAAGTGGCTCAGGACATCGTTATCAAGGACAGCGCCTACACCGAGTCCAACGCCAAGTCGGACCTCACCAAGGCGTACTGA